ACACGTCGTGGAGCAGGTCGAGCAGGAGAGCGCGCCGCTCGGTGTACGGGCGGCTGCAGACGTCGCCGAGTTCGGGGTGGGCGAGGAGGTCCCACACGGAAGCGCGCGGGTTCGCGGAATCCTGAAGCGCGAACGAGTCGAACTTGCACTGAACTTCGGCATCTTGCTGGCTTGGTGGGCGGGTTGTCACCTCAGAACGGTGCCGAGCGCGGGGATGTCGGAGGGGTCAGATCAGTGCGGGCGCGCACGAGCTGCGCCCACTCCCGCACGCCGATCGACGGCTCCGGCCGATCGATCAGTGCCGCTTCCCGGTCTCGCGGGAGCTGACGCCATGGCTGGCGCGGCGCATCGCCTCGTACAGGGCGGCGTCCTGCGGCGGGTCCGGGAGCGGTCCGCGGGATGGGGCCTGGAAGGACTGGATCATCCACGCCACGACGCGGCGCCAGGCGTCCGGCGCGGCGTCGCCGGTGGCGCTGAGGACGCCGGCGTTGGCCATCAGCAGCAGGACGAGATCCCGGCTGGTGAAGTCCTCGCGGAGCTGCCCGCTGTCCTTGGCGCGGCCGATGAGTTCGAGGAAGCCCTGGTACGCCTGGGCACGGAGCGCTTCCAGTTCCTGGGCGTCGGAGAAGCTCATGGTCAGGATGTCGGCGAAGCCGCGGTCGGCGGCCTGCATCGCGCAGACCTCCTGGATGTAGCCGGTGAAGCCGTCCCAGGGGTCCGGGGCCGCCAGGGCGTCGGCGGTGGCCCGCGCGTATACCTCCATGCGGTCCGCGAAGACCGCGACGACGAGCTCCTCCTTGCCGGGAAAGTGACGGAAGAGGGTGGCGATCCCCACCCCGGCCTGCCGCGCGACCGAGGCCATCGACGCGTTCAGTCCGTGGCACCCGAACACCGTGCGCGCGGCGGCGATGATCCGCCCCCGGTTGCGCTCCGCGTCGCTGCGCTTGGGCGGGGCTGCGGAGTCGGGGTCTCGGGAGGTCATGCCCGTCAGGCTAGCAAAACGGAAGGCCCTATCCGATTACCGTGTTACCGTCGATCGTGAACCGGATAGGGCTTTCCGGATCGATCCGAAACGGATAGCCCTATCCATCTCCATCATGTCCACCTTCACGAAAGGCCCCTCATGCCCACCATCGCCATCGTCGGCGCCGGCCCCCAGCTCGGTCTCGCCATTGCTCGCACGTTCGGCACGCACGGCTACGAGGTCGCGCTGATCGCCCGCAATCGCGCCAAGCTCGAGAACCTGGCCGGTGAACTGACCACCGAAGGCATCAGCGCCGCCGCCTTCCCCGCCGACGTACTCGACCGCGACGCACTCACCCAGGCGCTCAAGGACGCCGCCGCGCACTTCGGTTCCATCGACGTTCTGGAGTACTCGCCGGTGGGCGGCCTGGGCTCCACCGCGATGACCGCACCATCCGAGACCGACCCGGGACACGTTCAGCACGAGATGGAGTTCCAGCTGTACGGGGCCATCGCCGCAACCCGCGTCGTGCTGCCCGCGATGCGGGAGGCAGGCGCGGGCACCCTGCTGTTCACGACCGGGGCGGGATCGCTCGACCCCGTTCCTATGATCGGCAACGTCAACGCCGCCGCGGCGGCGCTGCGCAACTGGGCCGTCAACCTGCACAAGGAACTGGACGGCACCGGAGTCCAGGCCGCACACGTCGCCATCGACGTGTCGATCGGCGCCGCCGTCATGCCCGGCCACCCGGTCGCCCAGGCCGAGGAGATCTCCCCCGTCTACTGGGAGCTTCACACCACGCGCCGCGACCAGGCGGAACTGGTCTTCAGCAGCTGACACCCCACCCGCGCTCGCCCGTTTTTCATGCAAAGGTCTTCTCGTCGATCACGAAGCGGCAGCGCATGTCCGCGCCGGGTGCCGGCACGGACACCCCACAGACGGGAGATGAGGGACATGGCACTGATCCTGGTGACCGGAGCCTCCAGCGGGCTCGGGCGCGACACGGCGGACGCGCTGGCCGGCGACGGGCATGACGTCGTCGTCCACGTCCGCAACACGGCCCGACTCGCCGACGCCGGAGACACCGCGCGCTGGAAGGGCGTCGTCACAGGGGATCTCTCCGACCCGGACGAGATCCGCGATGTCGCCCGGC
This DNA window, taken from Streptomyces sp. NBC_01445, encodes the following:
- a CDS encoding TetR/AcrR family transcriptional regulator, which translates into the protein MTSRDPDSAAPPKRSDAERNRGRIIAAARTVFGCHGLNASMASVARQAGVGIATLFRHFPGKEELVVAVFADRMEVYARATADALAAPDPWDGFTGYIQEVCAMQAADRGFADILTMSFSDAQELEALRAQAYQGFLELIGRAKDSGQLREDFTSRDLVLLLMANAGVLSATGDAAPDAWRRVVAWMIQSFQAPSRGPLPDPPQDAALYEAMRRASHGVSSRETGKRH
- a CDS encoding SDR family NAD(P)-dependent oxidoreductase; amino-acid sequence: MPTIAIVGAGPQLGLAIARTFGTHGYEVALIARNRAKLENLAGELTTEGISAAAFPADVLDRDALTQALKDAAAHFGSIDVLEYSPVGGLGSTAMTAPSETDPGHVQHEMEFQLYGAIAATRVVLPAMREAGAGTLLFTTGAGSLDPVPMIGNVNAAAAALRNWAVNLHKELDGTGVQAAHVAIDVSIGAAVMPGHPVAQAEEISPVYWELHTTRRDQAELVFSS